CCGCTCTCCGGCCCGGTCCAGCAGGCGCAAGAGCAGGCGGGCGGTAACTTCGGCATCGCCCAGCGCGCGGTGACGGGCCGAGAACGACAGATTGAAAAACAGGGCCAGTTCATCCAGGCTGCGGCGATTGAGCTCCGGCACGAGCCTCCGAGCCAGTATCCTCGTACACAGCCTGGGGTTAAGCATTTTCTTGCCCCGGCTGAGGACCACTTCGTTCTGCACGAATCTCCAGTCGAACGGGGCGTTGTGCGCGACGAAAACCGAGTCGCCCAGGAAGCCGACAACCTCGGCACAAATCTGGTCGAACGTGGGCTGGCTCTCCAGCATCGAGCAGCTGATCCCCGTCAGACTGCTGATCGGCCCGGGCACCGGCCTGCGCGGATTAACGAGGGACTCGTAGCTGTCCGTAATCCTGCCGCCCTCCACCCTGACCATCCCGATCTCGATCACCCTGTCCGCGGGCGGCGCAAACCCCGTGGTTTCCACATCGATCACCACGTAGCTCGCACTGAGCAGAGCCTGCGCTGCCGACTGAGTATCGCTGGCCAGTGCCCAGAGTCTGTCGGCCGTCCGGGCGAATCTAGGGTCTTTATCCAGCATGGCGCGTGCCAGACGCTCCGCCATCGATTCATCGGCGTTGATCAGCGCCAGGACTTTGGCGCAAAGGTAGGCGGAGGAACAGGGGCCCTCGGCGGAAATCAGCTCCAGAGCCTTGTCCAGTGCGGAGTTGCTGTGAGCCAGGCTCATGGTCACTTCCGGCAGATTGCAAGCAGGTCGAGTCCGCCGCCGGCCTCGCCGGCCACAACGGAAAAGTCGTGGTAGGAATATTTCTCCAGGTATTCCCGTTTCCGGTCGCCGCCCAGGAACGAGGGCAGCGCGGCCTTTAAGCGGAGCAGGGAGAGTTTGAGCGACTCTGACATGTGGCGCTTGAGAGCGGCTGCTACAGGGTTGTTGGCCCGCAGATTGGAGGTGAGTACCCGCTGGACCTCGGGGCTGCCCTTGATTGCGCAGATCTGGACCCCGGAAAACTTTGCGGAGAGAACCTCTTTCAGGTCAGCGGGGCTGTATTCGCGTTTGTGGTAGCGGTTCCACGGCGTCTGGCCCGGATCCAGGCGCAGCAGACGGTTGGGCGTGGTCATCAGCAGCATCCCGCCGGGTTTCAGCACGCGGGAAATCTCCGCCACGAACATCGCGTCATCATCCACATGCTCGATCACCTGGAAACTGACAGCGGCATCGAACGTTTCGGTATTGAACGGGAACCTGGTGCCATCGTAAGAGGTGAACTCGCAGTTATCAGCCGCGTAACGGGCGCTGGCGTGCGCAACCGCCTCCTCGTTCAGATCCAGACCGGTCACTTTCGCTATTTTCCGGGCGAACATGTCCGTACCGTAGCCCTCGCCGCAGCCGACCTCCAGCAGGTTGGCCCCGCTGTCGATCCGGCCCAGCGCCCAGTCGTAGATGAAATAGTGGCGCAGATAGAGCAGGTACTGTTTTTTGGCCACTCTGAACTGCTCGGGTACGATCCTCTCCCCGATAACCGAACTGCCGCCCATCTAAGCTTCTCCTCAGGTTTTGCGTGAATAGTTCTGTCTTGTTCAGCCCGATCCCGACAAAATACAGCCCTCGTCAAGCCCGCTTGACAAATTGGGTTATTGCTGATTCCCGCCGCCGCTTTCAGCTCCGTTTTTACCTGTCAGGATCCTGAATTCCTGACGGACCAGCATCACGAACGTCAGCCAGAGGATTTCCACGTCCAGGCCCAGCGACCAGTTGCGGATATAGTAAAGATCGTGCTGGACCTTGCGGCTGACGCTGGTGGTTTCCCGGCAGGAGACCTGGGCCAGCCCGGTCAGCCCCGGACGGACCGCCAGGCGGCCGCGGTAGAGCTCCGGGTACGAATCGAAAAAGAACGGCCGTTCGGGCCGCGGACCCACCAGGCTCATCCTGCCGGTGAGCACGTTCCAGAACTGGGGCAGCTCGTCCAGACCTGTGCGGCGCAGGAAACGGCCCACTCCGGGCAGCACCCGCGCGTCGTCGCGGCCTGACCAGACCGGCCCGGTTTCACGCTCGGCCTCCGGGACCATCGTGCGGAACTTGCGGACCTCGAAAGTGATCCCGTGGCGGCCGACCCGCTCCTGGCGGTAGAGCACCGCGCCGGGGCTCGAGAACCTGATCGCCAGCGTAATCGCCAGCAACAGCGGGCAGGCGATCACAAGCACGAACAAAGAAATAACGGTATCCAGCACTCTTTTGAGCAGGGCCGGAAACCCGCTCACCGGTTCCACCAGCGGACCGGGGTCACCCATTACGTCAGCGGATGGTCCCCTGCCTCCGGCCTGGTCGCTTCGCGGCACCAGACGGAGTTCCACTCCGAGCGCCGCCAGTTTTTCGGCCAGCGGCAGCCAGCGGGCCGGCTCGATATCCTCCGGGTCGAGCAGCACCAGATCGATCCGGTGGGTTGCGGCCAGCCGCTCGGCCTCATCCAGGCTGCCCGAGGGCAGACCCTTCGGCAGGCCGGCATCGCCCTCCACTGCCAGGGCGACAGGCTCCACCCGCGCCGCGCTGGCCTCCAAGCGGGCCATCAGGTCCGCGATCCGTCCCGCGGCGGCTGCCAGCAGAACCCGCTCCCGGGCCAGGGGAGCGAAAAACGGCAGGTCTAAAATTAACTGGGCGGCGAACCGCCAGGCCAGGCCATAGAGTGCCGTCAGCAGGCAGAACAGCAGCACGACCAGGCGGCTGAACGCGTAGTCGCGGAAATAGAACGGCAGGACAGTCACCAGCACGCTCAGCACAAAACCGGCTTTGAACAGGCCCAGCACCGAGGGTACCCGTTCGCGGCCAATGCCCAGCGCCCAGAGGACCGGCAGGTAGATAGCGGCTATCATGGCGGCGTAAAACAGGTACGACCAGCCGCTGAAATACGGGGGTATCGGGTAGAGACCGCCCCAGCGGATCAGGACGGCAGTAAAAAAGGCAGCCTCGGCGGCTGCCACGTCCGAGGCAATCCAGACCGGCCCCGGTTTGTTACGTTTAGCATTCAAGCTTCACCTCTCCTGCGCAAACCCGGTCCCGCGGGCGGGTTACTCTTCAGATCAAACCCATTAGCGCCTGCAGC
This window of the Candidatus Glassbacteria bacterium genome carries:
- a CDS encoding 3'-5' exonuclease encodes the protein MSLAHSNSALDKALELISAEGPCSSAYLCAKVLALINADESMAERLARAMLDKDPRFARTADRLWALASDTQSAAQALLSASYVVIDVETTGFAPPADRVIEIGMVRVEGGRITDSYESLVNPRRPVPGPISSLTGISCSMLESQPTFDQICAEVVGFLGDSVFVAHNAPFDWRFVQNEVVLSRGKKMLNPRLCTRILARRLVPELNRRSLDELALFFNLSFSARHRALGDAEVTARLLLRLLDRAGERGIETLGGLFELAAPQTGRKA
- a CDS encoding sugar transferase; this translates as MNAKRNKPGPVWIASDVAAAEAAFFTAVLIRWGGLYPIPPYFSGWSYLFYAAMIAAIYLPVLWALGIGRERVPSVLGLFKAGFVLSVLVTVLPFYFRDYAFSRLVVLLFCLLTALYGLAWRFAAQLILDLPFFAPLARERVLLAAAAGRIADLMARLEASAARVEPVALAVEGDAGLPKGLPSGSLDEAERLAATHRIDLVLLDPEDIEPARWLPLAEKLAALGVELRLVPRSDQAGGRGPSADVMGDPGPLVEPVSGFPALLKRVLDTVISLFVLVIACPLLLAITLAIRFSSPGAVLYRQERVGRHGITFEVRKFRTMVPEAERETGPVWSGRDDARVLPGVGRFLRRTGLDELPQFWNVLTGRMSLVGPRPERPFFFDSYPELYRGRLAVRPGLTGLAQVSCRETTSVSRKVQHDLYYIRNWSLGLDVEILWLTFVMLVRQEFRILTGKNGAESGGGNQQ
- a CDS encoding class I SAM-dependent methyltransferase, which produces MGGSSVIGERIVPEQFRVAKKQYLLYLRHYFIYDWALGRIDSGANLLEVGCGEGYGTDMFARKIAKVTGLDLNEEAVAHASARYAADNCEFTSYDGTRFPFNTETFDAAVSFQVIEHVDDDAMFVAEISRVLKPGGMLLMTTPNRLLRLDPGQTPWNRYHKREYSPADLKEVLSAKFSGVQICAIKGSPEVQRVLTSNLRANNPVAAALKRHMSESLKLSLLRLKAALPSFLGGDRKREYLEKYSYHDFSVVAGEAGGGLDLLAICRK